A DNA window from Ensifer sp. WSM1721 contains the following coding sequences:
- a CDS encoding TetR/AcrR family transcriptional regulator: MTTDSQSRRSPRDRIVDAARGLFRKHGVRGVGVDAIVDAANSNKMTLYRHFSSKDDLIVECLRHAGMEMDTYWRELEEAHPGDGLAQLRDWVRRIADHLGANDCNCELMSAAVQLTDEDHPARSVIKKFKDSQRDHVLELCRKARVANAELLCDTLLLLIEGARLHQQSSGHEGPSARFAEIADAAILSFAESSSVAE, encoded by the coding sequence ATGACAACTGACAGCCAATCGCGTCGCTCCCCGCGTGATCGCATTGTCGATGCTGCCCGCGGATTGTTCCGCAAGCATGGTGTCCGGGGCGTTGGCGTCGATGCCATCGTCGACGCTGCCAACAGCAACAAGATGACGCTTTATCGCCATTTCAGCTCTAAGGACGACCTCATCGTCGAATGCCTCCGGCACGCGGGAATGGAGATGGATACTTACTGGCGGGAACTCGAGGAAGCGCACCCCGGCGACGGTTTGGCGCAGCTCAGGGATTGGGTCCGCCGGATCGCCGATCATCTCGGTGCCAACGACTGCAATTGCGAACTGATGAGCGCCGCCGTCCAACTCACGGACGAGGATCATCCTGCCCGGTCCGTTATCAAGAAGTTCAAGGATTCACAGCGCGATCATGTATTGGAGCTTTGCCGCAAGGCACGTGTCGCAAACGCCGAGTTGCTTTGCGACACGCTGCTGCTTTTGATCGAAGGTGCGCGGCTCCACCAGCAAAGCAGCGGCCACGAAGGTCCAAGCGCTCGATTTGCCGAAATCGCCGACGCGGCGATCCTTTCCTTTGCCGAGAGCAGCTCCGTCGCGGAATAG
- a CDS encoding xanthine dehydrogenase family protein subunit M: MQPFTYVRANSVNEAAAAVAAEPEAKFISGGTNLLDLMKLEVERPTHLVDISRLPLDRIEETPEGGLRIGAQVRNSDLAADARVRSRYPILSQALLAGASGQIRNKASTAGNLLQRTRCPYFYDRNMPCNKRAPGSGCAALRGFNRMHAVLGASDACIAVHPSDMAVAMAALDAAVETTLPDGTQRTIPVGDLSRLPGSTPHVETALGHGEMITAVILPPPPPGRQLYRKVRDRASYAFALVSVATVVETSGYRIRSARIALGGVAPKPWRATEAEYVLAEAAASDSAFSDAAESALAGAVGRGGNDFKIPLAKRTIRQTLAAAIEGA, encoded by the coding sequence ATGCAGCCCTTTACCTACGTGCGCGCCAATAGCGTAAACGAGGCGGCCGCCGCGGTGGCGGCCGAGCCCGAAGCGAAGTTCATCAGCGGCGGCACTAATCTTCTCGACCTGATGAAGCTGGAGGTCGAGCGGCCGACACACCTCGTCGATATCAGCCGCTTGCCGCTCGACCGGATCGAGGAGACGCCGGAGGGCGGCCTTCGCATCGGCGCACAGGTCCGCAACAGCGATCTCGCCGCCGATGCGCGGGTGCGATCGCGCTATCCGATCCTCAGCCAAGCGCTTCTCGCCGGCGCGTCCGGTCAGATCCGCAACAAGGCTTCGACCGCCGGCAATCTCCTCCAGCGCACGCGCTGCCCCTATTTCTATGACCGCAACATGCCTTGCAACAAGCGCGCGCCCGGATCGGGCTGCGCGGCCCTCCGGGGCTTCAACCGGATGCACGCTGTGCTCGGCGCCAGCGACGCCTGCATCGCCGTGCATCCTTCGGATATGGCCGTCGCCATGGCCGCACTCGACGCCGCGGTCGAGACCACCCTGCCCGACGGCACGCAACGTACCATTCCCGTCGGCGATCTCTCCCGGTTGCCGGGCTCGACGCCGCATGTCGAGACGGCTCTCGGCCACGGCGAGATGATCACCGCCGTGATCCTACCGCCCCCGCCTCCTGGCCGGCAGCTTTACCGCAAGGTGCGAGACCGCGCTTCCTACGCCTTTGCGCTCGTCTCGGTCGCGACCGTTGTCGAAACGAGCGGCTACCGCATACGGAGTGCCCGCATCGCGTTGGGCGGCGTCGCACCGAAGCCGTGGCGCGCGACGGAAGCGGAATACGTCCTCGCCGAAGCAGCAGCCTCCGACTCCGCCTTTTCCGATGCTGCCGAAAGCGCGCTCGCCGGAGCGGTGGGGCGTGGCGGTAATGATTTCAAGATCCCGCTGGCAAAGCGCACGATACGGCAGACGCTCGCCGCGGCTATCGAAGGTGCATGA
- a CDS encoding xanthine dehydrogenase family protein molybdopterin-binding subunit, whose translation MTETIIRENRTSETGNGVVGQPLARVDGPLKVTGRATYAYEHAVNGAAYGYILGAAIAKGRIVEIDSAEAEKMPGVLHIMTHRNAPAQPVFGPAVTPTVPEVFTRARPMLNSNRVRFYDEPVALVVAETFEAARAAAGLIRVRYEEERGAFDLSARLADAYTPRRTNAGFETDSAIGDFEGAFAAAPVKVDATYRTPYEHHNPMEPHATLAVWSGDEVTIYTCAQTLANFQAGLASTLGIPRERVRIVSPFIGGGFGSKLIVHADGVLAALAARVLRRPVKVALTRQQMFANAGYRAEMIQQVRLGADRDGRLTSIGHDVWSATSGFEEFCEQTAVFTRSLYAAPNRLTRHRLVPVDLNRGEWMRSPGEAPGMLAFESAMDELAEKLGLDPIELRIRNEPTVDPEQGVPFSTRNLVACMQEGARRFGWERRKPTPGRIREGRKLIGYGMAAAIRPNYIGAGTARVAIDATGRVTARLDMTDIGTGTYTILTQIAAESLGVPIAAVKVELGDSRFPRTAGSGGSWGAASAGSALHHACNALKERIMEAARSSDRSPLRGANDVAPIFVGGEIRVGDRSVSLADFIGRIAPDGMEGTGSVAAGRDTESYRAYSQHSYGAHFAEVAVDSDTGEIRMRRMLSVIGAGRILNPKTARSQILGGMTWGIGAALMEETVLDPRYGHFVNGDLAEYHVPVNGDVADMEVVFLEEYDDKANPLGAKGLGELGVCGAGAAIANAIYNATGVRVREFPITLDKLLPGLPVSAI comes from the coding sequence ATGACAGAGACCATAATACGTGAAAACCGTACCTCCGAGACCGGCAATGGCGTTGTCGGTCAGCCGCTCGCGCGCGTTGACGGGCCGCTCAAAGTCACCGGCCGTGCGACCTACGCCTATGAACATGCCGTGAATGGGGCCGCGTACGGCTACATCCTCGGCGCGGCCATCGCCAAGGGTCGTATCGTCGAGATCGACAGTGCGGAGGCCGAGAAGATGCCGGGCGTGCTGCACATCATGACCCATCGGAACGCACCGGCCCAACCGGTATTCGGCCCGGCGGTAACACCCACGGTGCCCGAGGTCTTCACCCGCGCCAGGCCCATGCTCAACAGCAACCGCGTTCGCTTCTACGACGAGCCAGTCGCGCTCGTCGTGGCGGAAACATTCGAGGCGGCGCGAGCCGCCGCGGGGCTCATCAGGGTGCGCTATGAAGAGGAGCGCGGGGCCTTCGATCTGTCGGCGCGTCTCGCCGACGCCTACACGCCCCGGCGCACCAATGCCGGCTTTGAGACGGATAGCGCGATCGGCGACTTCGAAGGCGCTTTCGCGGCCGCTCCGGTCAAAGTCGACGCGACCTACCGGACGCCTTACGAGCATCACAACCCGATGGAGCCGCATGCGACGCTCGCCGTCTGGTCGGGCGACGAGGTGACGATCTACACGTGCGCACAGACGCTTGCCAACTTTCAGGCCGGCCTCGCCAGCACGCTCGGTATTCCGCGAGAGCGTGTCCGCATCGTCAGCCCGTTTATCGGCGGTGGTTTCGGCTCCAAGTTGATCGTCCATGCCGACGGCGTGCTCGCCGCGCTCGCCGCAAGGGTGCTGCGCCGCCCCGTCAAGGTCGCGCTGACGCGGCAGCAGATGTTTGCCAATGCCGGTTATCGGGCGGAGATGATCCAGCAGGTGCGCCTCGGCGCGGACCGCGATGGGCGGCTGACGTCGATCGGCCATGATGTCTGGTCGGCGACCTCCGGCTTCGAGGAATTCTGTGAGCAGACCGCGGTCTTCACCCGCTCGCTTTATGCCGCGCCGAATCGGTTGACCCGCCACCGGCTCGTCCCGGTCGACCTCAATCGGGGCGAATGGATGCGCTCGCCCGGCGAGGCGCCGGGCATGCTCGCCTTTGAATCGGCGATGGATGAGCTCGCCGAAAAACTCGGTCTCGATCCGATCGAACTGAGGATCCGCAACGAGCCGACCGTGGATCCGGAACAGGGCGTGCCGTTTTCAACGCGTAACCTCGTCGCCTGCATGCAGGAAGGCGCGCGCCGCTTCGGCTGGGAACGCCGCAAGCCGACGCCAGGACGCATCCGCGAAGGCCGCAAGCTGATCGGTTACGGCATGGCGGCCGCCATTCGGCCGAATTATATCGGCGCGGGGACGGCCAGGGTGGCAATCGATGCGACCGGCCGCGTCACGGCTCGTCTCGACATGACCGATATCGGAACCGGCACCTACACCATCCTCACCCAGATCGCGGCGGAAAGCCTCGGGGTGCCGATCGCCGCGGTCAAGGTCGAACTCGGTGACAGCCGCTTCCCGCGCACGGCCGGTTCCGGCGGTTCCTGGGGGGCGGCGAGCGCGGGTTCGGCACTGCATCACGCCTGCAACGCGCTTAAGGAGAGAATCATGGAGGCGGCCCGATCCAGCGACCGCTCCCCACTTCGGGGTGCGAACGACGTCGCACCGATCTTCGTCGGCGGAGAGATCCGGGTCGGCGACCGTTCTGTGAGTTTGGCCGATTTCATCGGCAGAATTGCTCCCGACGGCATGGAGGGCACCGGTTCGGTCGCCGCCGGTCGCGACACGGAAAGCTACAGAGCCTACTCCCAGCACTCCTATGGAGCGCACTTCGCGGAAGTCGCGGTCGACAGCGACACGGGCGAGATCCGCATGCGCCGCATGCTGTCGGTGATCGGTGCGGGCCGCATCCTCAACCCCAAGACCGCCCGCTCGCAGATCCTCGGCGGCATGACCTGGGGCATTGGTGCTGCACTGATGGAGGAAACCGTGCTCGATCCCCGCTACGGCCACTTCGTCAACGGCGACCTCGCCGAGTATCATGTCCCCGTCAACGGTGACGTTGCAGACATGGAGGTCGTCTTTCTCGAGGAATACGACGACAAAGCCAATCCGCTCGGCGCCAAGGGACTCGGCGAACTCGGCGTCTGCGGCGCCGGGGCGGCGATCGCCAACGCCATCTACAACGCGACCGGTGTGCGCGTGCGCGAATTCCCGATCACCTTGGACAAGCTGCTCCCCGGCTTGCCAGTGAGTGCCATCTAA